One Cotesia glomerata isolate CgM1 linkage group LG8, MPM_Cglom_v2.3, whole genome shotgun sequence genomic window carries:
- the LOC123270819 gene encoding uncharacterized protein LOC123270819 encodes MTNEEREVTPQATNPEVHATTSYAPQLPECKNDDVEMWFALVEAVFTASRITSEKTKYAMILPKLPTSVAMEARDLILGEPGDAPYTTFKTEILKRLGTTEDQRTRRLLESEEMGDQKPSQFLRRLQHLAGKNMSESTVRALWKGRLPRELQAILEIVKDQPLEKAAEIADASIVHMPIRPSLAEVNRTAPKQEDSLVEEMRKLSAAFHQEVATMKREMAAVRAGRDPVQNNSSSQKHKQRRSRSRSRSNSRSQRPADLCWYHWRFDTKATRCTTPCVKSPGNQLGGS; translated from the coding sequence atgactaaCGAAGAAAGAGAAGTAACCCCGCAGGCAACAAACCCCGAGGTCCACGCCACTACTTCATACGCGCCGCAGCTACCCGAGTGCAAGAATGACGACGTGGAAATGTGGTTCGCACTCGTCGAGGCAGTTTTTACAGCATCGCGAATAACTTCGGAGAAAACAAAATACGCGATGATTTTACCGAAGCTACCGACCAGCGTGGCAATGGAAGCTCGCGATCTCATATTAGGCGAACCAGGAGATGCACCATACACGACTTTCAAAAccgaaattttgaaaagactTGGGACCACCGAGGACCAAAGAACGCGCCGGCTCCTGGAAAGTGAAGAGATGGGTGACCAAAAGCCGTCCCAGTTCCTGCGCCGCCTGCAACATTTAGCGGGCAAAAATATGTCAGAATCAACAGTGCGCGCCTTGTGGAAAGGACGTCTGCCGCGAGAGCTACAGGCTATCCTGGAGATCGTCAAAGATCAGCCACTTGAGAAAGCAGCGGAGATAGCGGACGCCTCCATCGTGCATATGCCGATCCGCCCCAGCCTAGCGGAGGTAAACCGAACAGCGCCGAAGCAAGAGGACTCCTTGGTGGAAGAGATGAGGAAGCTTAGTGCGGCATTTCACCAGGAAGTCGCTACGATGAAGAGGGAGATGGCAGCAGTGAGAGCAGGACGCGATCCGGTGCAGAACAATTCTAGTTCCCAGAAGCACAAGCAACGACGCTCCAGATCCCGCTCGCGTTCAAATTCAAGAAGTCAACGTCCCGCAGACTTGTGCTGGTATCACTGGAGATTCGATACCAAAGCCACTCGGTGTACAACCCCTTGTGTTAAGTCCCCGGGAAACCAGCTGGGAGGTAGTTAA